A region from the Cryptosporangium arvum DSM 44712 genome encodes:
- a CDS encoding [protein-PII] uridylyltransferase, which translates to MPSDRHAGNLNGPAGSHDPAGRPAPWGPAGPPSRTQLPDTLDRWLAGLLPPVAGVALVAVGSLGRREVVAHSDVDLVLLHTGHPRIAEIAESVWYPIWDSPVGLDHAVRTVDEAVSVARTDVKAALGLLDARYVAGDRALADELAATVRAAWRASPAGWLGELRDLTEARWHTAGELAFLLEPDLKEARGGIRDAVTLRALAYAQLVDAPRGSVRDAYRLLLDTRDALHRSADRALDRLLLAEQDAVAAALNYSDADALLHAVADAARTVAYASDTAWRQVDGLLSKRRRWPIRRRNTVNRRPLADGVVEQNGEVVLARGVDPALDAVLPLRFAAASAVANIPPARSALERLASAAPPLPDVWPETALQALVALLGAGEPAINVWEACDRHGLVEKWLPEWGRVRSLPQRNALHRYTVDRHLVAAAVAAAPLARRVARPDLLLIGALLHDIGKGLPGDHSEVGAGIAGGIAVRLGLSAEDSDRLVRLVRYHLLLPDTATRRDLDDPATLEVVADAVGHDGVLLDVLHALTESDASATGPAAWSSWKAGLVNDLVKRVHVLLGQGAAPVARPRPAEVFAATSPLPDPTGCTVSVHGDEVAVVGGADVRNLISRTAGICALHRLDVYAADVGTFDGHPVVVVRAAPRFGRLPDPALLTADLRRAVAGDYDVSGALAKREAEAREGRDPAPPQVSWLPDASTDATVLELRAEDRRGLLHDVTAALEDSGASVRGARVSTFGSAVVDAFYLNGSELPTEEIGKAVLAAASV; encoded by the coding sequence ATGCCCTCTGACCGGCACGCTGGGAATCTGAACGGTCCGGCCGGGTCGCACGACCCGGCCGGCCGTCCGGCTCCGTGGGGGCCCGCCGGGCCACCGTCCCGAACCCAGCTCCCCGATACGCTCGACCGCTGGCTGGCCGGCTTGCTGCCGCCGGTCGCGGGTGTGGCCCTGGTCGCCGTCGGCAGCCTGGGCCGCCGCGAGGTCGTCGCGCACAGCGACGTCGACCTCGTCCTTCTCCACACCGGACACCCGCGGATCGCCGAGATCGCGGAGTCGGTCTGGTACCCGATCTGGGATTCGCCGGTCGGTCTCGACCACGCCGTACGCACCGTCGACGAGGCGGTCTCGGTGGCCCGCACCGACGTCAAAGCGGCGCTGGGCCTGCTCGATGCCAGGTACGTGGCGGGGGACCGTGCGCTGGCCGACGAGCTCGCGGCCACGGTGCGCGCCGCCTGGCGGGCCAGCCCGGCCGGCTGGCTGGGCGAACTGCGCGACCTCACCGAGGCCCGCTGGCACACGGCCGGCGAGCTCGCGTTCCTCCTCGAACCCGATCTGAAGGAAGCCCGCGGCGGCATCCGGGACGCGGTGACGCTCCGTGCGCTGGCCTACGCCCAGCTCGTCGACGCACCCCGGGGCAGCGTGCGCGACGCCTACCGGCTGCTGCTGGACACCCGGGACGCGCTGCACCGCTCGGCCGACCGCGCGCTCGACCGGCTGCTGCTGGCCGAGCAGGACGCGGTCGCCGCGGCCCTGAACTACTCCGATGCCGACGCGCTGCTGCACGCCGTCGCGGACGCGGCGCGCACCGTCGCCTACGCCAGTGACACGGCCTGGCGTCAGGTCGACGGGCTGCTGAGCAAGCGGCGGCGGTGGCCGATCCGGCGTCGCAACACGGTCAACCGGCGTCCGCTGGCCGACGGCGTGGTCGAGCAGAACGGCGAGGTCGTGCTGGCCCGAGGCGTCGACCCGGCGCTCGACGCCGTGCTGCCGCTGCGGTTCGCGGCGGCGTCGGCGGTCGCGAACATCCCGCCGGCCCGGTCGGCGCTGGAACGGCTCGCGTCCGCGGCGCCACCGTTGCCCGACGTGTGGCCCGAGACCGCGCTGCAGGCGCTCGTCGCGTTGCTGGGCGCCGGCGAGCCGGCGATCAACGTCTGGGAGGCGTGCGACCGGCACGGGCTGGTCGAGAAGTGGCTGCCCGAGTGGGGACGGGTCCGCTCGCTGCCGCAGCGCAACGCACTGCACCGCTACACCGTCGACCGGCACCTGGTGGCCGCCGCCGTCGCGGCCGCCCCGCTGGCGCGCCGAGTCGCGCGTCCGGACCTGCTGCTGATCGGCGCGCTCCTGCACGACATCGGCAAGGGGCTGCCGGGCGATCACTCCGAGGTCGGGGCCGGGATCGCCGGCGGCATCGCGGTCCGGCTCGGGCTGTCGGCGGAGGACAGCGACCGGCTGGTCCGGCTGGTGCGCTACCACCTGCTGCTCCCCGACACCGCGACCCGGCGGGACCTGGACGACCCGGCCACGCTCGAGGTGGTGGCCGACGCGGTCGGGCACGACGGCGTCCTGCTCGACGTGCTGCACGCGCTGACCGAGTCGGACGCCTCGGCGACCGGTCCGGCCGCCTGGAGCAGCTGGAAGGCCGGACTGGTCAACGACCTGGTGAAGCGCGTGCACGTCCTGCTCGGGCAGGGGGCGGCGCCGGTGGCGCGTCCGCGTCCGGCGGAGGTGTTCGCGGCCACCTCGCCGCTGCCGGACCCGACCGGGTGCACGGTGAGCGTCCACGGGGACGAGGTCGCGGTCGTCGGCGGTGCCGACGTGCGGAACCTGATCAGCCGCACGGCCGGCATCTGCGCACTGCACCGGCTCGACGTCTACGCCGCCGACGTGGGCACGTTCGACGGTCACCCGGTCGTCGTGGTGCGGGCCGCGCCGAGGTTCGGCCGACTGCCCGACCCGGCGCTGCTCACCGCCGACCTGCGCCGGGCCGTCGCCGGCGACTACGACGTGTCCGGTGCGCTTGCCAAGCGGGAGGCCGAGGCCCGCGAGGGCCGGGACCCGGCGCCGCCGCAGGTCAGCTGGCTGCCGGACGCCTCGACCGACGCGACCGTGCTCGAGTTGCGGGCCGAGGACCGGCGGGGCCTGCTGCACGACGTGACCGCGGCGCTCGAGGACTCGGGCGCGTCGGTCCGGGGGGCCAGGGTCAGCACGTTCGGCTCCGCGGTCGTCGACGCGTTCTACCTCAACGGCAGCGAGCTGCCGACCGAGGAGATCGGAAAGGCCGTGCTGGCCGCCGCGTCCGTCTAG
- a CDS encoding P-II family nitrogen regulator, which produces MAKLVTAVIKPFKLEDVKGALSALGIAGLTVSEVQGYGRQKGHTEVYRGAEYQVDFVPKVRIEVLVDDIDAAKVVDSLVAAARTGKIGDGKVWVTSVDEVIRVRTGERGLDAL; this is translated from the coding sequence ATGGCCAAGCTGGTCACCGCAGTCATCAAGCCGTTCAAGCTGGAGGACGTCAAGGGCGCCCTCTCCGCGCTCGGCATCGCCGGCCTCACGGTCTCCGAAGTTCAGGGATACGGGCGGCAGAAGGGCCACACCGAGGTCTACCGTGGCGCCGAATACCAGGTCGACTTCGTGCCGAAGGTTCGCATCGAGGTGCTCGTCGACGACATCGACGCGGCCAAGGTCGTCGACTCGCTGGTCGCGGCCGCCCGCACCGGCAAGATCGGTGACGGCAAAGTGTGGGTCACCTCGGTCGACGAGGTGATCCGGGTCCGTACCGGCGAGCGCGGACTCGATGCCCTCTGA
- a CDS encoding ammonium transporter — MEINSGDTAWILASSALVLLMTPGLALFYGGMTRAKSVLNMMMMSFGALGLVSVLWMLYGYSLAFDDDAFGGLVGGLGKIGLKGTLTGVSGTLPETVFASFQLMFAVITVALISGAIADRAKFGAWMVFAGVWATLVYFPVAHWVFAFDSDTTKGGWIANQLGALDFAGGTAVHINAGAAGLALALVLGKRKGWPRESFKPHNLPLVLLGAGLLWFGWFGFNAGSAVAASNTAGIAFINTQVATAAAVLSWLIVEKVRDKHATTLGAASGAVAGLVAITPACGSVNPLGALIVGLLAGAVCALAVGLKYRLGFDDSLDVVGVHLVGGLAGSLLIGLLATDTVVADTNGLFYGGGLGLLGKQFVASFAVLAYSFILTYIIGFIINKTMGFRVDEEAEITGIDTAVHAESAYDFVSGSSIRSGIVGGPAPAGINDQSVREAAPAGKE; from the coding sequence ATGGAAATCAACTCCGGCGATACCGCCTGGATCCTCGCCAGCAGCGCCCTCGTCCTGCTCATGACGCCGGGTCTTGCGCTCTTCTACGGCGGGATGACCCGCGCGAAGAGCGTGCTCAACATGATGATGATGAGCTTCGGTGCGCTCGGGCTCGTCTCGGTCCTGTGGATGCTCTACGGGTACTCCCTCGCGTTCGACGACGACGCCTTCGGCGGCCTGGTCGGCGGCCTGGGCAAGATCGGCCTGAAGGGCACGCTTACCGGAGTGTCCGGCACCCTGCCGGAGACCGTGTTCGCCTCCTTCCAGCTGATGTTCGCCGTGATCACGGTCGCGCTGATCTCGGGCGCCATCGCTGACCGGGCCAAGTTCGGTGCCTGGATGGTGTTCGCCGGCGTGTGGGCCACGCTCGTGTACTTCCCGGTCGCCCACTGGGTGTTCGCGTTCGACAGCGACACCACGAAGGGTGGCTGGATCGCCAACCAGCTCGGCGCGCTGGACTTCGCCGGTGGAACCGCGGTCCACATCAACGCCGGTGCCGCCGGCCTGGCGCTCGCGCTGGTGCTCGGCAAGCGCAAGGGCTGGCCGCGGGAGAGCTTCAAGCCCCACAACCTCCCGCTGGTGCTGCTCGGTGCGGGTCTGCTGTGGTTCGGCTGGTTCGGCTTCAACGCCGGTTCGGCCGTCGCCGCCAGCAACACCGCGGGCATCGCGTTCATCAACACGCAGGTCGCCACCGCCGCCGCGGTGCTGTCCTGGCTGATCGTCGAGAAGGTCCGCGACAAGCACGCCACCACGCTGGGTGCGGCGTCGGGCGCGGTCGCCGGTCTGGTCGCGATCACCCCCGCCTGTGGCTCGGTCAACCCGCTCGGCGCGCTGATCGTCGGCCTGCTGGCCGGTGCGGTCTGTGCCCTCGCGGTCGGTCTCAAGTACCGCCTCGGCTTCGACGACTCGCTCGACGTCGTCGGCGTGCACCTGGTCGGCGGTCTGGCCGGCTCGCTGCTGATCGGTCTGCTCGCCACCGACACGGTCGTTGCCGACACCAACGGCCTGTTCTACGGCGGCGGCCTCGGACTGCTGGGTAAGCAGTTCGTCGCCTCCTTCGCGGTGCTGGCCTACTCCTTCATCCTCACGTACATCATCGGCTTCATCATCAACAAGACGATGGGCTTCCGGGTGGATGAGGAAGCGGAGATCACGGGCATCGACACGGCCGTCCACGCCGAGTCCGCGTACGACTTCGTCTCGGGGAGCAGCATCCGCTCGGGCATCGTCGGTGGTCCGGCTCCGGCTGGTATCAACGACCAGAGCGTCCGCGAAGCGGCCCCGGCCGGTAAGGAGTAG
- a CDS encoding NAD-binding protein has protein sequence MSQSASARSHPPIVLVGSDALAARLVEELAKLEDVDTGSVSRRTRRPPGNPSSWVTVVVGDLDGPFVSHLRRSGATIRTGSGRDKTVLEAAGVATASALALLTDDDVANLHAALAARELQPGIRLVIRMFDEKLAARVEELFGRDCTVLSSSLIAAPSFVDAALGDGQQLIEIGGRTLNAGPPSTIADHPVVVLARTDARTPDGTVLLPARGAPDAELVLGEPAVPVPTPGRRRRRMRWPGGFTRWASARLRWTLAGLSALVAAGSIVLRQDLGLSWLDSFYGMVSTLTTGAPDGIERAGTAVTLFVAGSMLAGVVLIALITAFAVDDLLGSRLSGVLGPSVGRTSDHVVVCGLGTVGLRMVEQLRAADIPVVGIDTDPDATVAAVARRLGVPVLRGDASDEHTLRAARAHRARSVVAATDDDVANVEVGLAVWAMDQNLRIVLRLFDQDLSDRITGALPQAVSLSVSAAAAPVFLAAILGREVKAAIGHGRNVLLVAEVPVGSGSPAEEKPLGELEQAGRVRVFGHVRDRAGRRIRTWNPDLDAAVRAGDTLLLVATRSGLADVLLRTGATSDVPEDRPGVSVARGAPARRRFGPVSARLAGRWESGRRRFPRD, from the coding sequence ATGAGCCAGTCGGCGTCAGCCCGCTCCCACCCACCGATCGTCCTCGTCGGGTCCGACGCTCTGGCCGCTCGCCTGGTCGAGGAACTGGCCAAGCTGGAGGACGTCGACACCGGGAGCGTGTCCAGGCGCACCCGCCGTCCGCCGGGGAACCCGTCCTCCTGGGTGACGGTCGTCGTCGGAGACCTGGACGGCCCGTTCGTGTCGCACCTGCGGCGCTCCGGCGCCACGATCCGCACCGGCTCCGGGCGCGACAAGACGGTGCTCGAGGCGGCCGGGGTCGCCACCGCGTCCGCGCTCGCGCTGCTCACCGACGACGACGTCGCGAACCTGCACGCCGCGCTGGCCGCCCGTGAGCTGCAGCCCGGGATCCGGCTGGTGATCCGGATGTTCGACGAGAAGCTCGCCGCCCGCGTCGAGGAGCTGTTCGGCCGCGACTGCACGGTGCTCTCCTCGTCGCTGATCGCCGCGCCGTCCTTCGTGGACGCCGCGCTCGGCGACGGCCAGCAGCTGATCGAGATCGGCGGCCGGACGCTCAACGCCGGCCCGCCGTCGACGATCGCCGACCACCCGGTCGTCGTCCTCGCCCGGACCGACGCGCGGACGCCCGACGGCACCGTGCTGCTGCCCGCCCGCGGCGCGCCCGACGCGGAGCTGGTGCTCGGCGAACCGGCGGTGCCGGTCCCCACCCCGGGGCGTCGCCGGCGGCGGATGCGCTGGCCCGGAGGGTTCACCCGGTGGGCCAGCGCGCGCCTGCGCTGGACGCTCGCCGGCCTGTCGGCGCTGGTCGCGGCCGGCTCGATCGTGCTGCGTCAGGACCTCGGGCTGAGCTGGCTGGACTCGTTCTACGGCATGGTGTCGACGCTGACCACCGGTGCGCCGGACGGCATCGAGCGAGCCGGCACCGCGGTGACGCTGTTCGTGGCCGGCTCGATGCTGGCCGGCGTCGTGCTGATCGCGCTGATCACCGCGTTCGCCGTCGACGACCTGCTCGGCAGCCGGCTCTCCGGCGTGCTCGGCCCGTCGGTGGGACGCACGTCGGACCACGTCGTGGTGTGCGGGCTCGGCACGGTCGGCCTGCGCATGGTGGAGCAGCTGCGTGCGGCCGACATCCCCGTCGTCGGCATCGACACCGATCCGGACGCCACGGTGGCCGCGGTCGCCCGCCGGCTGGGCGTCCCCGTGCTGCGCGGCGACGCCAGCGACGAACACACCCTGCGCGCCGCCCGCGCGCACCGGGCCCGCAGCGTCGTGGCCGCGACCGACGACGACGTGGCCAACGTGGAGGTGGGGCTCGCGGTCTGGGCGATGGACCAGAACCTGCGCATCGTCCTGCGACTGTTCGATCAGGACCTGTCCGACCGCATCACCGGCGCGCTGCCGCAGGCGGTCTCGCTGTCGGTCTCGGCGGCGGCCGCGCCGGTGTTCCTCGCCGCGATCCTCGGCCGCGAGGTGAAGGCCGCGATCGGGCACGGCCGCAACGTGCTGCTGGTCGCCGAGGTACCGGTCGGGTCCGGCAGCCCGGCCGAGGAGAAGCCGCTCGGCGAATTGGAGCAGGCCGGCCGGGTGCGGGTGTTCGGGCACGTCCGGGACCGCGCGGGCCGGCGGATCCGCACGTGGAACCCGGACCTGGACGCGGCCGTGCGGGCCGGCGACACGCTCCTGCTCGTCGCGACGCGCTCCGGCCTCGCCGACGTCCTGCTGCGCACCGGCGCCACCAGCGACGTACCCGAGGACCGGCCGGGCGTCTCGGTGGCCCGCGGCGCGCCGGCCCGGCGCCGGTTCGGACCGGTTTCGGCCCGTCTCGCCGGGCGCTGGGAGTCCGGGCGCCGGCGCTTCCCCCGGGATTGA
- a CDS encoding TIGR04222 domain-containing membrane protein yields MRVIAAPGDTWGIPGPTFLIGYVVLAGVVIWLTILLRRGVARGPATENLLPQSDPFALALLAGGPLLVVQSAIAGLRSRHLVTAASGGGVKANGATAKGLHPVENAVFRTITGRKRHVYQIAADRRVKATIVDVRKGLQRDGLMLDDVQRTLYRLLGLLPVTVIALGAARWWTGVTNNRPVGYLTFLLIALVVVQIVFAVRSAPKQSGAGKRALQQEITRNDHLKPEYSPSWGAYGAGGAAMGVALFGVASLYAADPAFAAEAELRRQAAASSGSGGSDSSSSSCSSSSSCSSSSSCSSGSSCGGGGGCGG; encoded by the coding sequence ATGCGCGTTATCGCTGCCCCTGGTGACACTTGGGGCATTCCTGGCCCGACGTTCCTGATCGGATACGTCGTGCTGGCCGGTGTGGTGATCTGGCTGACGATCCTGCTGCGCCGCGGTGTGGCGCGCGGTCCGGCCACCGAGAACCTGCTGCCGCAGTCGGACCCGTTCGCGCTGGCGTTGCTCGCCGGCGGCCCGCTGCTCGTCGTGCAGTCCGCGATCGCCGGGCTGCGGTCGCGGCACCTGGTCACCGCGGCATCCGGCGGCGGGGTCAAGGCCAACGGGGCCACGGCCAAAGGCCTGCACCCGGTGGAGAACGCGGTGTTCCGCACCATCACCGGTCGCAAACGCCACGTGTACCAGATCGCCGCCGACCGCCGGGTGAAGGCCACGATCGTCGACGTGCGCAAAGGCCTCCAGCGCGACGGGCTGATGCTCGACGACGTCCAGCGCACGCTCTACCGCCTGCTGGGGCTGCTCCCGGTCACGGTGATCGCTCTCGGGGCGGCGCGGTGGTGGACCGGCGTCACGAACAACCGGCCGGTCGGGTACCTCACGTTCCTGTTGATCGCGCTCGTCGTCGTCCAGATCGTGTTCGCGGTCCGGAGCGCGCCGAAGCAGTCCGGCGCCGGCAAGCGCGCTCTCCAGCAGGAGATCACGCGCAACGACCACCTCAAGCCCGAGTACAGCCCGTCCTGGGGTGCCTACGGCGCGGGTGGTGCGGCGATGGGCGTCGCGCTGTTCGGGGTGGCGTCGCTCTACGCCGCCGACCCGGCGTTCGCCGCCGAGGCCGAGCTGCGCCGCCAGGCCGCCGCGTCCTCCGGCAGCGGCGGCAGCGACAGCTCGTCGTCGTCGTGCAGCAGTTCGTCCTCGTGCAGCAGTTCGTCCTCGTGCAGCAGCGGGTCGAGCTGCGGCGGCGGTGGCGGGTGCGGCGGATGA
- a CDS encoding DUF692 family multinuclear iron-containing protein — MTPRVAGLPDLGVGVGWRPEIAGVVAEIPGLRFCEVVAEGIHTHVPLSGPLATLRERGVTLVPHGVRLSLGGAEPVEAARVAHLAACAELLEAPLVSEHIAFVRAGDVEAGHLLPVPRTRAAVDALAANYRRTVDGLGGVPLALEPIAALFDWPDDEYDEADFLTAVLDRTGALLLLDVANVYANARNRGQDPIALLDRLPLERVAYVHVAGGREHEGLYHDTHTDAVPPPVLELVTALAERARPAGWLLERDGEYPPGEVLRRELGLIGAAVEAGVGAAGVR; from the coding sequence ATGACGCCGCGCGTCGCCGGGTTGCCCGACCTCGGGGTGGGGGTCGGGTGGCGGCCGGAGATCGCCGGGGTGGTCGCGGAGATTCCGGGGCTGCGGTTCTGCGAGGTCGTCGCCGAAGGCATCCACACCCACGTGCCGCTGTCCGGCCCGCTGGCCACGCTGCGCGAACGCGGGGTGACGCTGGTTCCGCACGGGGTGCGGCTCTCGCTCGGGGGCGCCGAGCCGGTGGAGGCCGCGCGGGTGGCGCACCTCGCCGCGTGCGCCGAGCTGCTCGAGGCGCCGCTGGTCAGCGAGCACATCGCGTTCGTCCGGGCCGGTGACGTGGAGGCCGGGCACCTGTTGCCGGTGCCCCGCACCCGCGCGGCGGTGGACGCGCTGGCCGCGAACTACCGGCGCACGGTCGACGGGCTCGGCGGTGTGCCGCTGGCGCTGGAGCCGATCGCGGCGCTGTTCGACTGGCCCGACGACGAGTACGACGAGGCCGACTTCCTCACCGCCGTACTCGACCGCACCGGCGCGCTGCTGCTGCTCGACGTCGCGAACGTGTACGCGAACGCCCGGAACCGGGGCCAGGACCCGATCGCGCTGCTCGACCGGTTGCCGCTGGAGCGGGTCGCGTACGTGCACGTCGCGGGCGGGCGGGAGCACGAAGGGCTGTACCACGACACCCACACCGACGCGGTGCCGCCGCCGGTGCTCGAGTTGGTGACGGCGCTGGCGGAGCGGGCTCGGCCGGCCGGGTGGCTGTTGGAGCGCGACGGCGAGTATCCACCGGGCGAGGTCCTGCGGCGGGAGTTGGGGTTGATCGGGGCCGCGGTGGAGGCCGGTGTGGGCGCGGCTGGGGTTCGATGA
- a CDS encoding aminoglycoside phosphotransferase family protein, with product MTQQEIPLEGGSVSTVVRVGDTVRRTAGPWTPAVHALLRHLEAVGFTGAPRAFGIDEKGREVLSYLDGETGEYPLKPHWTTDEALVTVATMLRLFHDAQAGFVPPPGTRWRSFGPPPPDTEVICHHDAAPHNVVWRPDGTLAMIDFDLSSPGARIYDVAYSAWTWVPLFSDRDSRTLGWRHPDRPRRLRLFADAYGLTPRDRARLVRTIRTRIVDHIEGIRRMAEAGEPAFVRIVQKGHLKRPVRDLRLIDHERHLLEHALR from the coding sequence GTGACCCAACAGGAGATCCCGCTCGAGGGCGGCAGCGTCAGCACGGTCGTGCGGGTCGGTGACACCGTCCGCCGGACGGCCGGGCCGTGGACGCCCGCCGTGCACGCGCTGCTGCGTCACCTCGAGGCGGTGGGGTTCACTGGTGCGCCCCGTGCGTTCGGGATCGACGAGAAGGGCCGCGAGGTCCTCTCGTACCTCGACGGCGAAACCGGCGAATACCCCCTCAAGCCCCACTGGACTACTGACGAGGCGCTGGTCACCGTGGCAACGATGCTGCGGCTGTTCCACGACGCCCAGGCGGGGTTCGTGCCACCGCCCGGCACCCGCTGGCGGTCGTTCGGCCCGCCACCGCCCGACACCGAGGTCATCTGCCACCACGACGCCGCGCCGCACAACGTCGTCTGGCGGCCCGACGGCACGCTCGCGATGATCGACTTCGACCTGTCCTCACCCGGCGCGCGCATCTACGACGTGGCCTACTCCGCCTGGACGTGGGTGCCGCTCTTCTCCGACCGGGACTCCCGCACCCTCGGCTGGCGCCACCCCGACCGCCCCCGGCGGCTGCGCCTGTTCGCCGACGCGTACGGCCTCACCCCCCGGGACCGGGCCCGCCTGGTGCGCACGATCCGCACCCGAATCGTCGATCACATCGAGGGCATCCGCCGCATGGCCGAGGCCGGCGAACCGGCGTTCGTGCGAATAGTGCAGAAGGGCCATTTGAAGCGTCCGGTCCGAGATCTGCGTCTGATCGATCACGAACGCCACTTGCTGGAACACGCTTTGCGCTGA